In Candidatus Delongbacteria bacterium, one genomic interval encodes:
- a CDS encoding SUMF1/EgtB/PvdO family nonheme iron enzyme codes for MVQGGSNRVIRGGNWNNSATNLRCANRNNNTPSNTNNNIGVRLCSTLDRPFRGLHGRRGRAGRCSGSLPARVPTIVRSAHTVAAMTRWWPYATGGIPRLIRIAQDRAGSPEN; via the coding sequence ATCGTCCAAGGCGGCTCCAACCGTGTCATCCGGGGCGGCAACTGGAACAACAGCGCGACCAACCTGCGCTGTGCCAACCGCAACAACAACACCCCGTCGAACACGAACAACAACATCGGCGTCCGTCTCTGCAGCACCCTTGACCGGCCGTTCCGCGGCCTCCACGGACGCCGCGGCCGTGCGGGCCGGTGTTCCGGTTCGCTTCCAGCGAGGGTCCCGACGATTGTCCGGTCCGCCCATACTGTGGCGGCAATGACCCGCTGGTGGCCATATGCCACCGGCGGTATCCCCCGCTTGATCCGGATCGCTCAAGATCGGGCAGGTTCACCGGAGAATTGA
- a CDS encoding SUMF1/EgtB/PvdO family nonheme iron enzyme translates to MVRHDTFRMPRLLLVTMTCLLLTLSCEDDSDGSEGGPLELQLRAIPATVPPGGLTTLSCEVTHSGWNTPECSWSSTEGYFPSGTAGMTVLWRAPPTSGAYSITVEVDDAVEVHVGTMRVTVRGGVGNLPAMVSIPARQFTMGDPAVAESPRQVALSNAYLLGIHEVTNKEYCEALQWAYDQGLVTVEGEFIKQHGEYLIHVGDYVRGRLEIPFDAESERFGIHAGTDDTMGYGVGPGNAYPHGYDPANHPVQFVSWFGAACYCDWKSQMEGLPLTYDGNWEVLQANSPYESRGYRLPTEAEWEYAARYDDNRIYPWGDTDPVECMHANFNLCVGWSTPVGSYGMGTNTLGLQDMAGNVWEWCNDWYGDYSNDAQVDPLGPGSGFNRCMRGGGWGLTADNMRSASRDSRAPIRLTYGLGFRVCRTR, encoded by the coding sequence ATGGTGCGACACGATACATTCCGCATGCCCCGGCTGCTGCTGGTCACCATGACCTGCCTGCTATTGACTCTTTCCTGCGAGGACGACAGCGACGGCAGTGAGGGCGGACCCTTGGAGCTGCAGTTGAGGGCGATCCCCGCCACCGTGCCTCCGGGTGGACTGACGACCTTGAGTTGCGAGGTCACACATTCGGGCTGGAACACGCCGGAGTGCAGCTGGAGCAGTACTGAAGGCTACTTTCCCTCTGGAACCGCAGGGATGACGGTGCTGTGGAGAGCGCCTCCGACATCCGGAGCCTATTCGATCACGGTGGAGGTCGACGATGCCGTGGAGGTGCATGTCGGAACGATGCGTGTGACAGTACGGGGCGGCGTAGGAAACCTGCCAGCCATGGTCAGCATTCCTGCTCGCCAGTTTACGATGGGAGATCCTGCTGTTGCAGAGTCACCGCGCCAGGTCGCACTAAGCAACGCCTACCTGCTGGGAATTCATGAGGTGACCAACAAGGAGTACTGCGAGGCTCTGCAGTGGGCGTACGACCAGGGTCTTGTCACTGTCGAGGGAGAGTTCATCAAGCAACACGGGGAGTACCTGATCCATGTTGGGGATTATGTTAGAGGGAGGCTGGAGATCCCTTTTGATGCAGAAAGCGAACGGTTCGGGATCCATGCAGGAACCGATGACACGATGGGTTACGGAGTTGGCCCCGGGAATGCCTATCCGCATGGATATGATCCGGCGAATCATCCCGTACAGTTCGTTTCCTGGTTCGGCGCGGCCTGCTACTGTGACTGGAAAAGCCAGATGGAAGGGTTGCCATTGACATACGATGGCAATTGGGAAGTGCTGCAAGCCAACAGTCCATACGAATCACGGGGTTACCGCCTGCCTACGGAAGCCGAATGGGAATACGCGGCCCGATACGATGACAACAGAATCTATCCCTGGGGTGATACCGATCCTGTGGAGTGCATGCACGCCAATTTCAACCTGTGTGTTGGCTGGAGTACCCCTGTCGGTAGTTACGGGATGGGAACGAATACACTGGGATTGCAGGATATGGCGGGCAATGTGTGGGAGTGGTGCAATGATTGGTATGGAGACTATTCCAATGATGCGCAAGTGGACCCACTGGGGCCCGGAAGCGGTTTCAATCGGTGTATGAGGGGCGGTGGCTGGGGCCTCACAGCAGACAATATGCGCAGCGCCAGCCGCGACTCGAGAGCTCCGATACGTTTGACCTATGGCCTGGGATTCCGAGTCTGCAGAACACGGTAG